A part of Lacibacter sp. H407 genomic DNA contains:
- the lptB gene encoding LPS export ABC transporter ATP-binding protein codes for MSLKIHTSELVKRYRNRTVVNHVSIEVNQGEIVGLLGPNGAGKTTTFYMVVGFIKPDEGEVFLNDDNISNQPMYKRAQMGIGYLPQEASVFRKLTVEENIAAVLEMTKLSKQEQREKLEDLLSEFRLHHVRKNQGDSLSGGERRRTEIARALAVDPKFILLDEPFAGVDPIAVEDIQAIVAKLKYRNIGILITDHNVTETLSICDRAYLLIEGKIFKHGSAEELADDEHVRRLYLGRNFELKRKDYLHEEAKTPVNEEPS; via the coding sequence TTGAGTTTAAAAATTCATACATCTGAGCTGGTAAAACGATATCGCAACCGAACGGTTGTAAACCATGTGAGTATTGAAGTGAACCAAGGCGAGATCGTTGGGTTACTAGGTCCAAACGGTGCAGGTAAAACCACAACGTTTTACATGGTGGTAGGGTTTATTAAACCCGATGAAGGCGAGGTGTTTTTGAATGATGATAATATCAGCAACCAGCCCATGTACAAACGGGCGCAAATGGGTATTGGCTACCTGCCACAGGAAGCCAGTGTGTTCCGCAAACTCACAGTGGAAGAAAATATTGCGGCTGTACTGGAAATGACCAAGCTGAGCAAGCAGGAACAACGGGAAAAATTAGAAGACCTGTTGAGTGAATTCCGCCTGCATCATGTGCGCAAGAACCAGGGCGATTCGTTGAGCGGTGGCGAACGCCGTAGAACTGAAATTGCACGTGCCTTAGCAGTAGACCCCAAGTTTATTTTACTGGATGAACCGTTTGCAGGTGTGGATCCAATTGCAGTAGAAGATATTCAGGCAATTGTAGCCAAACTCAAATACCGCAACATCGGCATATTGATCACCGACCATAATGTAACTGAAACCTTATCGATCTGCGACCGTGCCTACCTGTTGATCGAAGGAAAGATATTTAAACATGGCTCGGCCGAAGAGTTGGCCGATGATGAGCATGTACGTCGTCTTTATCTTGGTCGCAACTTTGAATTGAAGCGGAAAGATTACCTGCACGAAGAGGCTAAAACGCCTGTTAACGAAGAACCATCTTAA
- a CDS encoding methylenetetrahydrofolate reductase has product MKVTEHIAQAKDTLVSFEILPPLKGKTINSIFDHLDPLMEFKPSWINVTYHRAEQVFKKKADGTFEKVEIRKRPGTVGICAALQNHYDIDAVPHLICGGFSKRETEDALIDLNFIGVQNVLVLRGDAAKNEANFEPHPDGNRLAIDLLKQTINLNHGIYLEEDIRDGFRTDFCAGVAGYPEKHFETPNLEIEMQRLKDKVDAGAEYIMTQMFFDNSKFFAFVKQCRDNGIEVPIIPGLKPLTSKKQLSVIPRTFHVDIPTELSNEIMKAKTDDDCKKVGTEWLIQQSKELKAFGVPVLHYYTLGSPKVIYNVVKEVL; this is encoded by the coding sequence ATGAAAGTAACCGAACATATCGCTCAGGCAAAAGATACATTGGTGTCGTTTGAAATTCTTCCCCCTTTAAAAGGAAAAACCATCAATTCAATTTTCGATCATCTGGATCCGTTGATGGAATTTAAACCATCGTGGATCAATGTTACCTATCACCGGGCCGAACAGGTGTTTAAGAAAAAGGCTGATGGTACATTTGAAAAAGTGGAGATACGAAAGCGCCCCGGTACTGTTGGTATTTGTGCGGCTTTGCAAAACCATTATGATATTGATGCTGTTCCGCATTTGATTTGTGGTGGGTTCTCCAAACGAGAAACGGAAGATGCATTGATCGATCTCAATTTTATTGGTGTACAGAATGTGTTGGTGCTGCGTGGTGATGCGGCGAAGAACGAAGCCAATTTCGAACCACACCCCGATGGAAATCGCTTAGCGATCGATCTGTTGAAACAAACCATCAACCTCAATCATGGAATTTATCTCGAAGAAGATATCCGTGACGGATTCCGTACCGATTTCTGTGCAGGAGTTGCAGGTTATCCTGAAAAGCATTTCGAAACGCCCAACCTTGAAATTGAAATGCAACGCCTCAAGGATAAAGTGGATGCAGGTGCTGAGTATATTATGACGCAGATGTTTTTTGACAACAGCAAGTTTTTTGCATTTGTAAAACAGTGTCGTGATAATGGAATTGAAGTACCTATTATTCCCGGTTTAAAACCATTGACAAGTAAAAAACAACTCTCTGTTATTCCACGTACATTTCATGTTGATATTCCAACTGAATTGAGCAATGAGATCATGAAAGCAAAAACGGATGATGATTGCAAGAAAGTAGGAACAGAATGGTTGATACAACAATCGAAAGAACTGAAAGCATTTGGTGTTCCGGTGTTGCATTATTATACGCTTGGCAGCCCGAAAGTGATTTATAATGTGGTGAAAGAAGTGTTGTAA
- a CDS encoding SulP family inorganic anion transporter yields MKSYTKYLKTDLLSGLIVFLVALPLCLGIALASGAPLFSGIIAGVIGGIVVGMLSGSQLSVTGPAAGLTAIVLAGISTLGSFELFLLSVMIAGAIQLILGFLKAGTISNYFPSNVIEGMLAGIGIIIILKQIPHAVGYDKDSEGDFAFIENNTGHNTLTAITDAINSVHYGAIIITLISVTILIAFQKVPFLKKIKVIPGGLVAVVAGVLINELFIATGSNFAVGQEHLVNLPIASSFSDFLSQFSMPDFSGFTNSSVWILGVTIAVVASIETLLCLEAADKMDPLKRYSSGNKELRAQGVGNLLSGLIGGIPMTSVIVRTSANINSGGRTKMATIAHGTFLLLAVILIPSILNKIPYATLAAILILIGLKLASPKVFKHMWHNGRFQFIPFVITVVAVVFTDLLKGVGIGLVFSILFILRGNMKLAYFFRKDKHKEGEIIKIKLAQEVSFLNKAAIKQTLVHLPENSNVIIDASETVYIDYDVLELVKDFVEFTAADKNIKVDLVGFKEAYKIENTLSHVSGMKKEMQEELN; encoded by the coding sequence ATGAAATCGTATACAAAGTATTTAAAAACAGATTTGCTGTCCGGCCTCATCGTCTTCCTGGTAGCATTACCATTGTGTCTAGGCATTGCGTTGGCCAGTGGTGCTCCGCTTTTTTCAGGAATTATTGCCGGTGTAATCGGAGGTATTGTAGTAGGTATGTTGAGCGGTTCACAGTTGAGTGTAACCGGACCAGCGGCCGGACTTACAGCAATTGTATTGGCAGGTATCAGCACGTTGGGATCGTTCGAATTGTTTTTGCTTTCTGTTATGATCGCCGGAGCCATTCAACTTATTCTTGGCTTTTTGAAAGCGGGAACAATTTCCAATTACTTTCCTTCCAATGTTATTGAAGGAATGCTGGCCGGTATTGGTATCATTATTATTTTGAAACAAATACCACATGCGGTAGGATACGACAAGGATAGTGAAGGCGATTTTGCGTTCATTGAAAACAATACCGGTCATAACACCTTAACTGCAATTACCGATGCGATCAATTCTGTTCATTACGGTGCTATTATTATTACTTTGATCTCAGTTACTATTCTCATTGCATTCCAAAAAGTGCCTTTCCTGAAAAAGATCAAAGTGATCCCAGGTGGATTAGTAGCTGTTGTTGCAGGTGTATTGATCAACGAGCTTTTTATTGCAACAGGTTCAAACTTTGCCGTTGGGCAGGAGCATCTGGTAAACCTTCCGATTGCCAGTTCGTTCAGCGATTTTTTAAGCCAGTTCTCAATGCCTGACTTTTCGGGTTTCACCAACAGTTCCGTTTGGATTTTGGGAGTTACCATTGCTGTAGTTGCCAGTATTGAAACATTGCTTTGTCTTGAAGCAGCCGATAAAATGGATCCATTGAAACGTTATTCAAGCGGAAACAAAGAGTTAAGAGCACAGGGTGTTGGTAATTTATTATCGGGTTTAATTGGCGGTATCCCAATGACCTCAGTAATTGTGCGTACTTCCGCAAATATCAATTCCGGAGGTCGTACAAAAATGGCAACCATTGCACATGGTACATTCTTATTACTGGCGGTTATTCTGATCCCTTCTATCCTCAATAAAATACCATATGCTACACTAGCAGCGATCCTGATCCTTATTGGTTTGAAACTGGCAAGTCCGAAAGTATTCAAACACATGTGGCATAACGGTCGCTTTCAATTTATTCCATTTGTAATTACTGTTGTTGCTGTTGTGTTTACCGATCTGTTGAAAGGTGTAGGCATCGGCCTTGTATTCAGCATTCTGTTTATTCTGCGTGGTAATATGAAACTTGCTTACTTCTTCCGTAAGGATAAACATAAAGAAGGCGAGATCATCAAGATCAAACTGGCACAGGAAGTATCGTTCCTCAACAAAGCAGCCATCAAGCAAACACTTGTGCATCTGCCCGAAAACAGCAACGTAATTATTGACGCCAGTGAAACCGTGTACATAGATTATGATGTGCTGGAATTGGTAAAGGACTTTGTTGAATTTACCGCCGCTGATAAAAATATCAAAGTTGACCTGGTTGGTTTTAAAGAAGCTTACAAAATTGAAAATACGTTAAGCCATGTATCCGGCATGAAAAAAGAAATGCAGGAAGAATTAAATTAA
- a CDS encoding phytanoyl-CoA dioxygenase family protein, which produces MKLKDKLKDYKPLHWIYNLLHVKQLHHNKEAYSKYRVHKPLFDSISSKDFPDKISSAWLDINDSATVVATKESYQQFPPDVQEQLQQWSSNGFLHIKQHFSSQQVDDVNKAMDELIHQQHLPITHDNKVMYGYKHSPVIKQMMQDEGLKNLLSFILDKEVVPFQTLNFVKGSGQRAHSDSIHMTTYPLGYLIAAWIALEDIHPDSGPLFYYRGSHKLPYLLNDDFENYSTRLKLGNKQYSDYEDMTDEILSQNQFEKEVFLPKKGDVLIWHANLIHGGVPVANPSLTRKSMVVHYYAKDVIKYHEITERPSLMEEE; this is translated from the coding sequence ATGAAGCTGAAAGATAAACTGAAAGATTACAAACCGCTCCACTGGATCTATAACCTGCTTCATGTAAAACAACTACATCACAACAAAGAAGCATACAGTAAGTATCGTGTACACAAGCCGCTGTTTGATTCCATCAGCAGCAAAGATTTCCCCGATAAAATTTCAAGTGCATGGCTCGATATTAATGATTCGGCTACCGTTGTTGCAACCAAAGAAAGCTATCAACAATTTCCACCCGATGTACAGGAACAATTACAACAATGGAGCAGCAATGGATTCCTGCACATCAAACAACATTTCAGCAGTCAACAAGTAGACGATGTAAACAAAGCAATGGATGAACTCATTCATCAACAACATTTGCCCATCACCCACGATAACAAGGTGATGTATGGCTACAAACATTCGCCCGTTATTAAACAGATGATGCAGGACGAAGGACTGAAGAATTTACTTTCCTTCATTTTAGATAAAGAAGTAGTTCCGTTTCAAACACTCAACTTTGTAAAAGGCAGCGGTCAACGTGCTCACAGCGATAGTATCCACATGACCACTTATCCATTGGGTTATTTAATTGCTGCATGGATCGCATTGGAAGATATTCATCCCGACAGCGGACCACTCTTTTATTACAGAGGCAGCCATAAACTTCCGTATTTGCTCAATGATGATTTTGAAAACTACAGCACACGGTTAAAGCTGGGCAATAAGCAATACAGCGATTATGAGGATATGACCGATGAAATTCTTTCGCAAAATCAATTTGAGAAGGAAGTATTTCTCCCGAAAAAAGGTGATGTACTTATTTGGCATGCCAACCTGATTCATGGCGGTGTACCCGTTGCAAATCCTTCACTTACACGCAAAAGCATGGTGGTGCATTACTACGCCAAAGATGTGATCAAGTACCACGAAATAACAGAACGGCCATCTTTGATGGAAGAAGAATAA
- the fabG gene encoding 3-oxoacyl-[acyl-carrier-protein] reductase, which produces MKLLEGKVAIVTGAARGIGEAVAIKFAEHGANIAFTYVSDGSKEKAAVLEAKLQGMGVKAKAYQSNAGDFAACETFVTDVLKEFGTVDICVNNAGISKDNLLLRMSVEQWEDVIKVNLNSVFYMTKQIIKPMMKARSGSIINMSSVIGEMGNAGQTSYAASKAGVIGFTKSVAKELGSRNIRCNAVAPGFVETDMTSYLKEGEAADKYKAGIPLGRFASAEEIANTCLFLASDMGAYITGQTISVCGGLNI; this is translated from the coding sequence ATGAAATTACTTGAAGGAAAAGTTGCCATTGTAACCGGTGCCGCACGTGGAATTGGCGAAGCCGTTGCCATTAAATTTGCTGAGCATGGTGCAAATATTGCGTTTACCTATGTAAGCGATGGCAGTAAAGAAAAAGCCGCTGTACTTGAAGCAAAGCTGCAGGGAATGGGCGTAAAAGCAAAAGCATATCAAAGCAATGCAGGTGATTTTGCTGCCTGTGAAACCTTTGTAACCGATGTGCTGAAAGAATTCGGCACTGTTGATATTTGTGTAAACAATGCAGGTATTTCGAAAGACAATCTGTTGCTGCGTATGAGTGTGGAGCAGTGGGAAGATGTGATCAAAGTAAACCTCAACTCGGTGTTTTATATGACCAAGCAGATCATTAAACCGATGATGAAAGCCAGAAGCGGCTCCATCATTAACATGAGCAGTGTGATCGGTGAAATGGGAAATGCAGGACAAACCAGTTATGCAGCCAGTAAAGCCGGAGTGATCGGGTTTACAAAGTCAGTGGCCAAGGAACTTGGTAGCCGCAACATCCGTTGCAATGCTGTTGCGCCGGGTTTTGTTGAAACCGATATGACGAGTTATTTAAAAGAAGGCGAAGCTGCCGATAAATACAAAGCCGGCATTCCGTTGGGGCGCTTCGCAAGTGCCGAGGAAATTGCCAACACCTGCCTGTTTCTGGCCAGCGATATGGGTGCCTATATTACCGGACAAACCATTAGTGTTTGCGGAGGTTTAAATATTTGA
- a CDS encoding GH3 auxin-responsive promoter family protein has product MRLLSPAISRLARLRMWRIESWMNNPVAAQREVLQDLVTTAQYTQFGQQYNFGKLFNLRDFKNTVPVHEYDDIKPHIERMMKGEENVLWPTPVTWFAKSSGTTSDKSKFIPVSDESMKDGHFQVSKDVLTLYYNNFPASDLLTGKGLVIGGSHNIYALNEDIQYGDLSAVLMQNAPFWTNWIRTPELSILLMDEWESKIEKLAEVTIKENVTSISGVPTWSMVLFRRILEITGKQTIAEVWPELELFMHGGVSFVPYREQFQQLIGKPINYLEMYNASEGFFAAQDKPGEEGMLLFADHGIFYEFMPLEEYGNRFPKTIGLNKVELGKNYALIISTNGGLWRYIVGDTVQFTALQPFRIKVSGRLKHFINAFGEELMVDNTDRAVAIACEQTGAIVSEYTAAPIYFSHSSNGAHEWLIEFEKDPVGLNDFVYELDTALKNLNSDYEAKRHKNIALRLPFVQPMRKGTFHAWMQSKGKLGGQHKVPRLSNDRQYVEDILRFNQSHEAER; this is encoded by the coding sequence ATGAGACTGCTTAGCCCTGCTATATCAAGACTTGCACGCCTGCGGATGTGGCGTATTGAAAGCTGGATGAATAATCCGGTGGCAGCGCAGCGGGAAGTATTGCAGGATTTGGTGACTACCGCTCAGTACACGCAATTTGGTCAGCAGTATAATTTTGGAAAGCTGTTTAATCTGCGTGATTTCAAAAACACAGTTCCTGTGCATGAGTACGACGACATCAAGCCGCATATTGAGCGGATGATGAAGGGTGAAGAAAATGTACTATGGCCTACACCTGTTACATGGTTTGCAAAAAGCAGCGGCACCACCAGCGATAAAAGCAAGTTTATTCCCGTGAGTGATGAGAGTATGAAAGATGGCCACTTCCAGGTAAGCAAAGATGTGCTCACACTTTATTACAATAATTTTCCTGCGTCTGATCTGTTAACCGGTAAAGGATTGGTAATTGGTGGCAGTCATAATATCTACGCACTTAACGAAGACATACAATATGGCGATCTAAGTGCAGTGCTGATGCAGAACGCTCCCTTCTGGACCAACTGGATACGCACACCAGAGCTGAGTATTTTGTTGATGGATGAATGGGAGAGCAAAATTGAAAAGCTGGCTGAAGTAACTATTAAAGAAAATGTAACATCGATTTCGGGTGTACCTACCTGGAGTATGGTGCTGTTCCGTCGTATTTTAGAAATAACCGGTAAGCAAACCATTGCTGAAGTGTGGCCGGAGCTGGAACTGTTTATGCATGGCGGCGTATCGTTTGTGCCATACCGTGAGCAATTCCAACAATTGATCGGAAAGCCGATCAATTATCTGGAAATGTACAATGCCAGCGAAGGTTTCTTTGCAGCACAGGATAAGCCAGGCGAAGAGGGTATGTTACTGTTTGCTGATCACGGCATTTTTTATGAGTTTATGCCGCTGGAAGAATACGGTAACCGTTTCCCCAAAACAATTGGTTTAAATAAAGTGGAGCTTGGTAAAAACTATGCACTCATTATTAGTACCAATGGCGGTTTGTGGCGATACATAGTGGGCGATACTGTTCAGTTTACAGCGCTGCAACCCTTCCGTATAAAAGTAAGTGGCCGCTTAAAACATTTCATTAATGCATTTGGTGAAGAGTTAATGGTGGACAATACAGACAGAGCTGTTGCCATCGCCTGTGAACAAACGGGTGCTATTGTAAGCGAATACACGGCTGCTCCCATTTACTTCAGCCACAGCAGCAATGGTGCACATGAATGGTTGATTGAGTTTGAAAAAGATCCGGTTGGCTTAAACGATTTCGTGTATGAGCTGGATACTGCTTTGAAAAATCTCAACAGCGATTACGAAGCCAAACGACACAAGAATATTGCACTTCGTTTGCCATTTGTACAGCCGATGCGAAAAGGAACGTTTCACGCATGGATGCAGAGCAAGGGTAAATTAGGTGGTCAACACAAAGTGCCACGGTTGAGCAATGATCGTCAGTATGTTGAAGATATTCTCCGTTTCAATCAATCACATGAAGCTGAAAGATAA
- a CDS encoding DUF3667 domain-containing protein: MNQPKLICKNCGNHFYGKYCNKCGEKVYGEHDKSIIHFLEEGVHFITHLEGTLFTTLRTIFSKPGKLSLDYCNGIRKKYFKPLSFFILLVIFYLFFPVFEGLNMKMEYYPKQDLYGAYAQQKIDQKSNELGITVSELSEKFHTKSEKASKFLLLVIIPFTALLFFGLAFFRRKYFFDHIVFAAEVNSVYLLWGFLLLPLLISTINLIAHWLSGIYISFYDRILGILIYGGLSIYLGIAVKRFYAFKWWQSLLFVIAFFFVHSFIVYSLYKFLLFVTVINQIH, translated from the coding sequence ATGAATCAGCCAAAACTTATCTGCAAAAACTGCGGTAATCATTTTTACGGCAAGTACTGTAACAAATGCGGTGAAAAGGTTTATGGTGAACATGATAAATCGATTATTCACTTTCTGGAAGAGGGTGTACATTTTATAACACACCTGGAAGGCACGCTGTTTACTACATTGCGTACCATCTTTTCAAAGCCGGGTAAACTCAGTCTCGACTATTGTAATGGCATCCGTAAGAAATATTTCAAACCTCTTTCCTTTTTTATTCTTTTAGTGATTTTCTATCTGTTCTTCCCGGTTTTCGAAGGGTTAAATATGAAAATGGAATACTATCCAAAGCAAGATCTTTATGGGGCTTATGCGCAACAAAAAATAGATCAAAAATCGAATGAACTGGGGATAACCGTTAGCGAACTCTCAGAAAAATTTCATACAAAATCTGAGAAAGCTTCAAAATTTTTACTGCTGGTTATTATTCCTTTTACTGCCCTATTATTCTTTGGTTTAGCCTTTTTCAGACGTAAATACTTCTTTGATCATATAGTATTTGCAGCAGAAGTTAATTCAGTGTATCTGTTATGGGGGTTTCTATTGCTGCCTTTACTGATTTCGACTATCAATTTAATTGCTCACTGGCTGTCGGGTATCTATATTTCTTTTTACGATCGAATACTTGGTATTCTTATTTACGGTGGACTATCTATTTACCTTGGTATTGCTGTAAAACGGTTCTATGCATTCAAATGGTGGCAATCGTTGCTTTTTGTAATTGCTTTTTTCTTTGTTCATTCATTTATTGTTTACAGTTTGTACAAATTCCTTTTATTTGTAACAGTTATTAATCAAATTCACTAG